Proteins from a single region of SAR202 cluster bacterium:
- a CDS encoding MFS transporter: MAFPKIFYGWWIVAISATVNAILTGVFIWGSAVFFLPISRDLEISRAATALPFSISRFAGSFQSPIFGVLVDKFGPSRVLFLCAALAGLGFVLLSRVDSYVLYVLVFIGVIGLGMQSGFDAATMATVGKWFVRKRGVAMSLTAIGFASGGAILTPLVALGVAELGWRDTSLIIGILVWVIVLPLSTRLYRSPESRGLQPDGTPRPSSSPAAASQTMDGFSIREAMTTRAYWQLALSLGLRAAVFGIVMVQIVAIMEWKGVEESTAGFLVGLMAFLGIPTALFMGWLGDRVPKNRLVAIGDCTASVSLLILLLMDQVPIGAFVMIFVLWSPNQGNWPLSWALLGERFGRKNFGALRGGLIATMSVLSFGAPLYTGWVYDQTDSYTWALAPAFGLMLASAAMIWSMPKPRRVGA; this comes from the coding sequence GTGGCTTTCCCTAAGATTTTCTACGGCTGGTGGATCGTCGCCATCTCCGCCACAGTCAACGCCATACTGACCGGCGTTTTCATCTGGGGTTCAGCGGTGTTCTTCCTGCCTATCAGCCGTGACCTGGAAATAAGCCGCGCCGCCACAGCCCTGCCCTTCTCCATCTCGCGATTTGCCGGCAGCTTCCAGAGCCCGATTTTCGGCGTCCTGGTGGACAAGTTTGGCCCCAGCCGAGTCCTCTTCCTATGCGCCGCCCTGGCCGGCCTGGGCTTTGTCTTGCTCAGCCGTGTCGACAGCTATGTACTCTACGTCCTGGTCTTCATCGGCGTCATTGGCCTGGGAATGCAGTCGGGCTTCGACGCCGCCACCATGGCTACGGTGGGTAAGTGGTTTGTGAGAAAACGCGGCGTCGCCATGTCGCTGACGGCCATAGGGTTTGCTTCGGGCGGCGCTATTCTCACGCCCCTGGTGGCCCTGGGTGTGGCCGAGCTGGGCTGGCGCGACACGTCGCTGATCATCGGCATCCTCGTCTGGGTTATTGTTCTGCCACTGTCCACCCGTCTCTACCGCTCCCCCGAATCGCGAGGCCTCCAACCCGACGGCACGCCCCGGCCGTCCTCGTCTCCAGCCGCCGCCAGCCAGACTATGGACGGCTTCAGCATTCGCGAGGCGATGACGACTCGCGCCTACTGGCAGTTGGCGTTGAGCCTGGGTCTGCGGGCGGCGGTCTTCGGCATTGTCATGGTGCAGATAGTAGCCATCATGGAGTGGAAGGGAGTGGAGGAGTCCACGGCAGGATTCCTGGTGGGGCTGATGGCCTTCCTGGGCATACCTACGGCGCTGTTCATGGGATGGCTGGGCGACCGCGTGCCCAAGAACCGCCTTGTCGCCATTGGCGACTGCACGGCATCGGTCTCTCTCCTCATCCTTCTGTTGATGGACCAGGTGCCTATTGGGGCTTTCGTGATGATCTTCGTGCTGTGGTCGCCTAACCAGGGCAACTGGCCCCTGAGCTGGGCGCTGCTGGGGGAGCGTTTCGGCAGAAAGAACTTCGGCGCGCTGAGGGGAGGGCTCATCGCCACCATGAGCGTCCTGAGCTTCGGCGCGCCCCTCTACACAGGCTGGGTCTACGACCAGACCGACAGCTACACCTGGGCGCTGGCCCCGGCCTTTGGCCTGATGCTCGCCTCGGCGGCGATGATCTGGTCTATGCCAAAGCCGCGACGAGTGGGAGCATAG
- a CDS encoding DUF2283 domain-containing protein: MAAKTPKILAIEYDNKTDALYLRFSDSKVSYSKEITSNLIIDFDEANHPVGLDLQRATETIKRSKRLSGMFVSPPQPGNIGLELLME, encoded by the coding sequence ATGGCTGCCAAGACGCCAAAAATTCTCGCTATCGAGTATGACAACAAAACTGATGCTTTGTATCTTCGTTTTAGTGATAGTAAGGTGAGCTACAGCAAGGAGATCACTTCTAATCTCATCATCGATTTTGATGAAGCTAACCACCCAGTTGGACTTGATCTCCAACGCGCTACCGAGACTATCAAGCGCAGCAAGCGGCTATCCGGTATGTTCGTATCGCCTCCCCAGCCTGGAAATATAGGCCTAGAACTGCTCATGGAATAG
- a CDS encoding universal stress protein, producing MFSRVLVPLDGSKWSQAVLPYAKSAARAFDARVALLRVVD from the coding sequence ATGTTCAGCCGAGTCCTTGTTCCCCTAGATGGCTCTAAGTGGTCCCAGGCCGTCTTGCCCTACGCCAAGTCGGCGGCTAGAGCCTTTGACGCCCGTGTGGCCCTTCTTCGAGTGGTAGAC